In Sardina pilchardus chromosome 10, fSarPil1.1, whole genome shotgun sequence, one genomic interval encodes:
- the ttc38 gene encoding tetratricopeptide repeat protein 38 produces MIAASFRDCQAWKAEGLPLSTTSNEACKMYDAIITQYVKWRNDPTLGGIEGCIAAVQAADPDFVMGHVIGTGLELVGVSSSVERNERLASAVRRTVELAKTQEITCRERQHVRAMELFSRGALSKACDVWEEILVEHPTDMLALKFAHDGFFYLGYQTQMRDSVARVLPYFKPHTPLSSYLKGLYSFGLLETHFYDQAEKEAKEGLALAPDDAWCVHSVAHVHEMKAEVDKGLKFMQSTEKDWQGCDMLACHNYWHWALYHIEKGEYEAALKIYDSQVSRRCMSSGGMLDTVDACSLLYRLEMEGVSVKDRYREMLQVVEPHSEDHTLLFNDLHFLMASLGGGATDCTHRLLDSLRERARDPEENHQYQLAAGLGLPMCQALVEYDQGNYARVVELLQPLRYRINDIGGSDAQRDVFNLLLLHAAIKSQDKRHQKYARSLMVERNALRPNSLLTDRMMEKFSALHV; encoded by the exons ATGATTGCTGCAAGTTTTCGTGACTGTCAG GCTTGGAAAGCTGAGGGTTTACCTCTGTCCACCACCAGCAATGAGGCCTGCAAAATGTATGATGCTATTATTACACAG TATGTTAAGTGGCGCAATGATCCCACTCTGGGCGGTATCGAGGGTTGCATCGCTGCAGTTCAGGCTGCAGATCCAGACTTTG TGATGGGTCACGTGATCGGCACAGGCCTGGAATTGGTTGGCGTGTCATCGTCGGTGGAGCGAAATGAGCGTCTGGCCAGTGCCGTGAGGCGGACAGTGGAGCTGGCCAAGACCCAGGAGATCACATGTCGAGAGAGACAGCATGTTCGGGCCATGGAGCTGTTCTCCAGAGG AGCTCTGTCCAAAGCCTGTGATGTGTGGGAAGAGATTCTGGTGGAGCACCCCACAGACATGCTGGCCCTCAAGTTTGCCCATGATGGCTTCTTCTACCTGGGCTACCAGACCCAGATGAGGGACTCCGTGGCCAGAGTGTTGCCCTATTTCAAaccccacacacccctgtcCAG CTACCTGAAGGGCCTGTACTCCTTCGGCCTTCTTGAAACTCACTTCTACGATCAGGCTGAGAAAGAGGCCAAAGAG GGGCTGGCCTTGGCACCGGACGACGCCTGGTGTGTCCACTCGGTGGCCCACGTCCACGAGATGAAAGCGGAGGTGGACAAGGGGCTCAAGTTCATGCAGTCCACGGAGAAGGACTGGCAG GGATGTGACATGCTTGCCTGCCATAACTACTGGCACTGGGCGCTTTATCACATTGAGAAG GGGGAGTACGAGGCGGCCCTGAAGATCTACGACAGCCAG GTGTCCCGTCGGTGTATGTCCTCGGGAGGCATGTTGGACACAGTGGACGCCTGCTCTCTTCTCTACAGGCTTGAGATGGAGG gtgtAAGTGTGAAGGATCGCTACCGTGAGATGCTGCAGGTGGTGGAGCCTCACAGTGAGGATCACACTCTGCTTTTTAACGACCTGCACTTCCTCATGGCGTCACTGGGGGGCGGTGCCACTGACTGCACCCACCGTCTGTTGGACAGCCTGAGGGAGCGAGCtcg AGACCCAGAGGAGAATCACCAGTACCAGCTGGCGGCGGGCTTGGGTCTGCCCATGTGCCAGGCGCTGGTGGAGTACGACCAGGGCAACTACGCCCGTGTGGTGGAGCTCCTGCAGCCGCTGCGCTACCGCATCAATGACATAGGGGGCAGCGACGCACAG AGAGATGTATTCAACCTGCTGCTCCTACATGCTGCCATCAAATCTCAGGACAAACGCCATCAGAAGTATGCTAG GTCCCTTATGGTGGAGCGGAATGCCTTACGGCCCAACTCTCTCCTCACTGACCGTATGATGGAGAAGTTCTCCGCCCTGCATGTTTAA